In Lemur catta isolate mLemCat1 chromosome 18, mLemCat1.pri, whole genome shotgun sequence, a genomic segment contains:
- the WNT5A gene encoding protein Wnt-5a isoform X1: protein MKKSIGILSPGVALGTAGSAMSSKFFLMALAIFFSFAQVVIEANSWWSLGMNNPVQMSEVYIIGAQPLCSQLAGLSQGQKKLCHLYQDHMQYIGEGAKTGIKECQYQFRHRRWNCSTVDNTSVFGRVMQIGSRETAFTYAVSAAGVVNAMSRACREGELSTCGCSRAARPKDLPRDWLWGGCGDNIDYGYRFAKEFVDARERERIHAKGSYESARILMNLHNNEAGRRTVYNLADVACKCHGVSGSCSLKTCWLQLADFRKVGDALKEKYDSAAAMRLNSRGKLVQVNSRFNSPTTQDLVYIDPSPDYCVRNESTGSLGTQGRLCNKTSEGMDGCELMCCGRGYDQFKTVQTERCHCKFHWCCYVKCKKCTEIVDQFVCK, encoded by the exons ATGAAG aAGTCGATTGGAatattaagcccaggagttgctTTGGGGACGGCTGGAAGTGCAATGTCTTCCAAGTTCTTCCTAATGGCTTTGGCCATATTTTTCTCCTTCGCCCAGGTTGTAATAGAAGCCAATTCTTGGTG GTCGCTAGGTATGAATAACCCTGTTCAGATGTCAGAAGTATATATCATAGGAGCACAGCCTCTCTGCAGCCAACTGGCAGGACTTTCTCAAGGACAGAAGAAACTGTGCCACTTATATCAGGACCACATGCAGTACATTGGAGAAGGCGCGAAGACAGGCATCAAAGAATGCCAGTATCAATTCCGACATCGAAGGTGGAACTGCAGTACCGTGGATAACACCTCTGTTTTTGGCAGGGTTATGCAGATAG GCAGCCGCGAGACGGCCTTCACGTACGCGGTGAGCGCCGCGGGGGTGGTGAACGCCATGAGCCGCGCGTGCCGCGAGGGCGAGCTGTCCACCTGCGGCTGCAGCCGCGCCGCGCGCCCCAAGGACCTGCCGCGGGACTGGCTCTGGGGCGGCTGCGGCGACAACATTGACTACGGCTACCGCTTCGCCAAGGAGTTCGTGGACGCGCGCGAGCGGGAGCGCATCCACGCCAAGGGCTCGTACGAGAGCGCGCGCATCCTCATGAACCTGCACAATAACGAGGCGGGCCGCAGG ACGGTGTACAACCTGGCAGACGTGGCCTGCAAGTGCCACGGGGTGTCCGGCTCCTGTAGCCTCAAGACGTGCTGGCTGCAGCTGGCGGACTTCCGCAAGGTGGGCGACGCCCTGAAGGAAAAGTACGACAGTGCTGCGGCCATGCGGCTCAACAGCCGCGGCAAGTTGGTGCAGGTCAACAGCCGCTTCAACTCGCCCACCACGCAGGACCTGGTCTACATCGACCCCAGCCCCGACTACTGCGTGCGCAATGAGAGCACGGGCTCGCTGGGCACGCAGGGCCGCCTGTGCAACAAGACGTCCGAGGGCATGGATGGCTGCGAGCTCATGTGCTGCGGCCGCGGCTACGACCAGTTCAAGACCGTGCAGACCGAGCGCTGCCACTGCAAGTTCCACTGGTGCTGCTACGTCAAGTGCAAGAAGTGCACAGAGATCGTGGACCAGTTCGTGTGCAAATAG
- the WNT5A gene encoding protein Wnt-5a isoform X2 — MSSKFFLMALAIFFSFAQVVIEANSWWSLGMNNPVQMSEVYIIGAQPLCSQLAGLSQGQKKLCHLYQDHMQYIGEGAKTGIKECQYQFRHRRWNCSTVDNTSVFGRVMQIGSRETAFTYAVSAAGVVNAMSRACREGELSTCGCSRAARPKDLPRDWLWGGCGDNIDYGYRFAKEFVDARERERIHAKGSYESARILMNLHNNEAGRRTVYNLADVACKCHGVSGSCSLKTCWLQLADFRKVGDALKEKYDSAAAMRLNSRGKLVQVNSRFNSPTTQDLVYIDPSPDYCVRNESTGSLGTQGRLCNKTSEGMDGCELMCCGRGYDQFKTVQTERCHCKFHWCCYVKCKKCTEIVDQFVCK, encoded by the exons ATGTCTTCCAAGTTCTTCCTAATGGCTTTGGCCATATTTTTCTCCTTCGCCCAGGTTGTAATAGAAGCCAATTCTTGGTG GTCGCTAGGTATGAATAACCCTGTTCAGATGTCAGAAGTATATATCATAGGAGCACAGCCTCTCTGCAGCCAACTGGCAGGACTTTCTCAAGGACAGAAGAAACTGTGCCACTTATATCAGGACCACATGCAGTACATTGGAGAAGGCGCGAAGACAGGCATCAAAGAATGCCAGTATCAATTCCGACATCGAAGGTGGAACTGCAGTACCGTGGATAACACCTCTGTTTTTGGCAGGGTTATGCAGATAG GCAGCCGCGAGACGGCCTTCACGTACGCGGTGAGCGCCGCGGGGGTGGTGAACGCCATGAGCCGCGCGTGCCGCGAGGGCGAGCTGTCCACCTGCGGCTGCAGCCGCGCCGCGCGCCCCAAGGACCTGCCGCGGGACTGGCTCTGGGGCGGCTGCGGCGACAACATTGACTACGGCTACCGCTTCGCCAAGGAGTTCGTGGACGCGCGCGAGCGGGAGCGCATCCACGCCAAGGGCTCGTACGAGAGCGCGCGCATCCTCATGAACCTGCACAATAACGAGGCGGGCCGCAGG ACGGTGTACAACCTGGCAGACGTGGCCTGCAAGTGCCACGGGGTGTCCGGCTCCTGTAGCCTCAAGACGTGCTGGCTGCAGCTGGCGGACTTCCGCAAGGTGGGCGACGCCCTGAAGGAAAAGTACGACAGTGCTGCGGCCATGCGGCTCAACAGCCGCGGCAAGTTGGTGCAGGTCAACAGCCGCTTCAACTCGCCCACCACGCAGGACCTGGTCTACATCGACCCCAGCCCCGACTACTGCGTGCGCAATGAGAGCACGGGCTCGCTGGGCACGCAGGGCCGCCTGTGCAACAAGACGTCCGAGGGCATGGATGGCTGCGAGCTCATGTGCTGCGGCCGCGGCTACGACCAGTTCAAGACCGTGCAGACCGAGCGCTGCCACTGCAAGTTCCACTGGTGCTGCTACGTCAAGTGCAAGAAGTGCACAGAGATCGTGGACCAGTTCGTGTGCAAATAG